Below is a genomic region from Syngnathoides biaculeatus isolate LvHL_M chromosome 5, ASM1980259v1, whole genome shotgun sequence.
CGACATAGGTTGACATGTTGAAATAATAGAAGAATAAACGAATTACCTGTCAAtggacagttgtgcaaagttgtGCAAGAATGCGGAGTCTTCTATCTAgcacagtgatttccaacctttatagagccaaggcacatattttatcattgaaaaatcccacggcacaccaacaaaagtaaatgtcaccaaaaatggatcaattaattactgtatgtacttcctgccatctaataggggaccattttttgttctgtctgtcattgtgcgtcactggcataaatagacgaataaagatacattatttcttggaataaacattttttttagcaattacataaaattggataacttcccaagGGAACAACTGAAGAGTCCTCACgccacactaatgtaccctggcacactgtttggaaatcactgttctagtatttagagcagttaaagTGCCCATTAGAGCGAGAGTCCAGTGCAATGCCAATTGTGCAAaaggtgtcaagacttcaaggagtgaATGCTGTTTAAAGTGATGAGTCGTGTATAATATTTCAGTCTGTCGTATATATTTTTACTGGTTTAGCTCAGCGTGGTTTGATaactcaaggcagaaaataggcAGTGGAATTGTAGGTTACCTGTTCAAGAATTTAttaacttaattgcaagaggcaAGAAAATGTTGGAACGTCTGCTAGTTTTGAAATGCATTGATCGGTAGAGCCTAGTCGAttggaggagctggaagagctggtggccaagaTCTGGAGGATCTGataggatcctgcccgctcttgTCCTAGTTCCGGTGGCCTGCAAGTCCTTAAgtgtgggtagggtggtgccgacaatctgttcagcagttTGTGTGTTGTAGACTTATGCTGTTTTCCTcctagagcagctccaactaccagatACAATTTCCTTGTATGTTTTCGACATACTTTGTGAAGTTGATTCAGATTTTTTACTAATTGGTTAATTTTCCATGATTACAAGTTCCTAAGCATCAACAATTACACAGTTACACAATTACACCCCCTTCTCAAGTTATTTTTCCCCCAGTAATTTTGTACAGTTTgtgatcatcaaacaaatgtaaattttataCATAGACAACCCGagtaaacataaaaaacagtttttaaatggtgatttataCTGTCTTCTATAActggcaatgagtctttcaAATCTCTGTGGAGCTATTTCGGCCCACTCCTTCCAGACAGAGCAAGGTCAAAAGACCTGCACAATGGTACACAGAAgtggattcaggtttcccttgTCTGGATGTGGGTCACCGATGGTCCCCCTcaggagccaggcctggaggtgaggcttgaaggcgagcgcctggtggccgggcctgcacccacgggactcggccgggcacagcctgaaaaggtaacatgggtcccccttcccatgggctggGGGACTGTGAGAGCGGCCATAGGGGTCGgctgcaatgtgagctgggcgatACCCAaaggctacagaaactagctctagagaCATGTAATGTCACCTCACTgtcagggaaggagcccgagctggtgtgtgggGTCGCgtagttctgactagatatagtcggactcacctctaCGAACCGCtagggctctggtaccagttctcttgagaggggttggactcttttacactctggagttgcccacggtgagatgCGCCAAGccggtgtgggtatacttattgccccctggcttGGGGCCTGTACGTCAGGGTTCACCCcgatggatgagagggtagcctccctccaccttcaggtgaggggacgggtcctgactgttgttagTGCCAATGCACCAAagaacagttcagagtacccaccctttgtGGAGTCTTTAGAgggagtgctctccagcactctctcttgggactccatcattctccTGGGGGATTTCAATGCGTGATTGGGAAGACCagcccccccgatcagaacccgagtggtgttcttctgtgctcatcacggattgtccataacaaacaacatgttcaggcataagggtgtccattTGTGCACTTGACACCAGGGCACCTttggtcgcagttcgatgatcgatgAACTATTAAATCCAACCATAGTTTCTGCTTGTATTCCATTGAAAGATGCAAGAATTGGCTCCCAGTTGTGGTTTCGACGTATAcctcgatccattttctttgatgttCCTTTTCACAATGCTCCACAAGTGTTCAGTAGGCTTGCGATCAGGGAATGTTCGTGGCCACACTGTAAGTTTTTCTCCTTTTATGGCCACGGTAGctaaatctcattttttttttttttttaatttgtcatttttaaaatttttttttagcagtatgGGGTTGTGCGCTCTTGAATGTTGATTATTTTACTGTGGAAGGCACAGTTCTTGTTTTCACACCATGGCAGGAAATGGTCAGTTAGAAACCCCAGATATTCTGCAGAAGTCCTACTTATATGTCCAGGCATCCTAAGTATACTCTCATACTCCTGTTGATTTCAGCCTAAATCATCACTCTGCCACCTCCTTGCTGATGTGTCAGCCCTGTAGGGACATGGTGCCCATCCACCAATCATTCAGACCATcatccaaaaataataatgtttattaAACCTTAATTTTACATACATAATAATTTCGAAACTCatccatatttgtttttgttttgaaacactATACCCCAATCTCTACCCTGTCTACCAAAAGGAAGAAAGTTGCGTATTCTCAGTCCAGTGTGGAAGATTATCTatgagaaatatatttctaaatatGGCACCAAGAGGCAACtgattcttttgcttttttgtaaACCCTTTCATCAAAATGCAGGCTACTCCACCTCCGTTCCCAGCAGAGTTGCCGGAAGCAGTCTGAAGCAGTCATAGTTCCTCCTTCCTCCATTCCAGCATGACCAGCACAAGTTCAATACCAACCTGGGGGGCTCAGGATACAGAATCAGATCCCTCTACCTCTAAAAACGGGGACCCCCTGTCCAGTCCTAATGTTTTCTGCAAGCTGTGCCTCTGCGAGCATCTGCCTGAACTCACCAGAGCACTGCACAGCTGCGAGTGCATCTTCTGTACAACtgtaagtaaaaataaacattcttaCTGACAACTATTGCAGTAATTGGGGTCTATCTGTTTCTTTACTATGTGTTTAGTATCATACAGGAAACATAGTCTGTTCCTGTTCTTTGGACTTTGGTCATGCCAAAAAGACCTGTGCATCCATACTATATTTAGATTGATGAAAGTGACACCAGAGACTACTGTATGATGCTGTCACTCTCAGATTCACTAAGCCTGTTTATGATATCTGATAAACACGGTCTGCAATCACCTAACAGGCGTACAAAGCTATATTACCAAATTGTTTCCCGTCTGGAACATACAAATAGCAATTTGAAATGGTGATGTTCTTCCCTGCCATGACAGGGTTGGCGGTGTTGGTTGATGGTATGTCAGAACAATTAATTGAACTTCATATATTGAAGAAAACTACCATAGTTCTCTTTTATACACTTCTTTTCTGTCCCTAAAATTGTGAAAAGTGAAGTTAGTGTGCATTATACAGAAGCATAGTggaaaattcacatttcataAATGTATGCCGTGGTCCAGAGGTCATGAAAAATTCTACACTTTCATTTTTATGCCACCTAGATGTTATGAGAAAGGTGTACACCTTCATTTTAATATGTCAACGTCATCTGGAGGATATGAAAAAGGTGTAGCCTACactttatttatctatctattctaGCAATAATTATTGTGCAGTACTCATCACCGTAGACCAGTTGGTCGGTTTGAATGGTCTTTCTCTAAATATCTTGGGAGGAAAATCAAGCAGGTTTAGATGTcgaaaactaaaactaaaacaaaaaaagaacaaagaaattaTTGCCCCCCTTCCCATTGGGGTGCTCGCATAGCTTTCCTGCCAATTGACTTTGTTCCTGCCCCAGCTCTTGTTTGTAGTTGCGTACGTGACCAGTACAGGTTGCAGATTGTTGCCTGCCTCCGGCGACCAGTCATGGTCAGGAAACAAATGATCAAAGCCGTATGGCTGGTTTCGCCAATTGAAACGCCAAAAGAAAAGGACTGGGGGATGGGCGGCAGCACAGCTGAGAcgggccaagaaaaaaaaacaaaagaagcagacgagagagagagagagaggagagagagagagagagagagagagagagagagaagagagagagagagagagaaagaaaagacgTGGGATTCAGAGGATGAATACCCAAGGGGCTTGCCTAATAGAGGAAGGAACCTGGACAAGACCCCGCCCATTCACTCAAATTTAGTCTACTAATTTTGCCATAAAAGTGGTGTAGAAATTATATCTTAATATAAGATACTCCCAACTTTGTACTCTTTACTCATAGTTCAAGCATAAAGAATGATAAAGTATGCAAAGAAACACTTTGGTGTGTTACCGAACTGTTGGTTTCTTGTCTCTTGACTCTTCCAAGAGTTAGTGTTTATCTTATCCACATAGGGACGCTCAACGCCGACTTAATATTAGCTCGCTGAGCTGCGACTCGTTCAGACTGCTTGATATCACTTGGGAGGCACCGAGTAATATTGCATTGCATGTTTGAATATTAAGCAAATAGTTAGTTGCTGTATTTGCATTCCATTGTTGATCTGTCCCTGGCTAGTTTCCCTGGAGAGAGGGTCCCACCTTTTGGCTGGTGTCAGTTCAAATGAGGAAGAGGACTCTCTTGCTAATTAATTTAGGGTTCACAAGATATACGCCTGGCATTCTCCTAGTGGCCATCTCACAGTAGGGCTGCAGGGAAGAATGCAGTTCATTAAATTCTGGGGTAGATTTTGGCAAGTTTTTCAGATTGTCCACatcatcttacaaattctgcccaaacatatgagcacaagtGTGTgttctcatttactaaataaaagtagggctaGGAATTTCATAAATAAGAGcaggtaaatttaaaaaaaagtattatttgttcaaataatgtccttaacttaaaaaaaacttcaggtTAGAACCAAACTCATGcataggtagaagggttttccggAATTTTGAGGTTAACTTTgtgggtgcgtattatacatagGTCCAAATTATATGTACATGAGAAAGCACAGTATGTGTTAAAGAAAgatgacaatgtttttttcagctgaGCTTGGGAAACATCACAGTACACAGTTTCTTTGTTGCTGTTTTATGAGCATTTTACAACAGGGCAAATGGTTGAATCTTAAATGTTACACCATTCACagacattttgtgacattatttGATCCCTTGTATGATgtccagaacaaagaacaaacaagggcactctgtacaaggtTAAGATAATATGGGGCGTTGACGTACTCTTTACTCCTCTAAACTAAGAATACTCTGCATCTTTCACatctgtgtcatgatcctgccgcttcaacacgagctgtgcgggtgcccgcgcggctgcgctaattgggaggcacacacctgtgcctcatgcgggctgatcatcccccgtatatataggacccggtgacgactggtcctccgccagttcgttgagctttatgtcccgttccagcactctcgtattcctgactgaacctgtgtgtaccgacctccgtccgttctctgaccaaccttgtaagcctgactacttgatacttctgcctgcgttgactgtttccccgtgtaccgactcctgcctgtccgctcatctgttctcgtcgcccgacgtcccaactaccgctgctgcaccggactgcctgctcgatccccgacctctgcatacaataaacgtgtctcttcttgaactaccttgcgtcttccgagttcctgcatttgggtcctactcttgtttccgatgggtcgtgacaatctGTGAGTCTTGTAAGGAATAGTTCTTATTAACTCACTCTTTCTTGTTCTTTATATGTTCCTCAAATCAGTCTGCAGTTGTGTATCTCAGTTTATCCAAACCTTgatgacaatgtttttttcagcGGAGCTTGGGAAACGTTACATTACACAGTTTTCTGTTgctattttattaatattttataacAAGGAAAATGGTTGAATCTTAAATGTTACCCAATTCACAgtcattttgtgacattatttTATGTTCCTCAAATCAGTTTGCAGTTCTGTAGCTCAGCTTCGAATTTCGATAACAGTGCTTGAGTATGTTATGACTTCTGAAGGATGTTATTgcagaaattttaaaaatgtttgacgcTTTCCCATTTAGTATGTATTCAAGAATGAACAATTCCTTGTTCTATATATATTCTGATCAAGGCTGTTGAGATATTTATTTTCCTCCAGTGTCTCCAGCAATATGTTCAGCTGACCATCAAGGAGGGTGGGGGTGCACCCATCACCTGTCCAGATATGGCTTGCAGAAAGACTGGACTTCTACTTGACTCTGAGGTATGCCTTGACATAAAACAAGGGAAACTAAAGTACAGTAAGTGTGCaaatagcaacaaaaaaagaaagccagAATATGTTTGAGCAATTTGGCCAGATGTCTTTTGTTATCCACTTTTAGTGAAGAAAACTGTATGTACTTATGACATTGTATATGAGTATATACTATGAATTGCTCTGCTGCTCTTTTCTGTTCGACTGATTGACTTggacaaaaaataacaaaaacacaaaacaaaacagtgactTCGGGTAGTTGACCAGCAAAGGATTAGTCAAATGCTTAAGAAACCAAACCAAATAAATGCAGCTTCTGGGGTCAGATAACGACTAACAGAAtttatctcatttttttgtggtttgcaCTTGGTTCATGTTAACAAGTTAAATTCTACAGAGAGTGATTTTAtttagtttgaacattaagtAATATCTGAAGTCACAGAAAACCGTTTTCCCAGTATTTAACAAAAACTGTGAAACAAACcagacatttacaaaaatagaaatgtaaatccTCCCCAGTTCCTAATTTACATTCTCACTGCATTTTactaaatatgaaaatataaaacttCAATATGAAATGTTTTCCAGTATGTAGTTCAAATCTAATCAAGTATATCCTCTCTGTTTTTCCAGATAGCTGACTTGGCCTCTGCAGATCAGACTAAGCTGTATCAGCGTTTGAAGTTTGAGAGAGGTGGGTATTGTGTTGTTGCACTATTGTGCTGATGCCTGGCGACAGGCACCGGGGCATTTGAGGTCCCACGTCAGTGTTAGCCTACAGTAAGTAGCACCATGGAGGCTTACATTTTGAGATGACGTGTTGGGACTGCATGATCCTCCCACCCCCCAATTCAATCTCCTCcgagcataggtgtcaaacccaaggcctgggcccagatctggcccgccaaataattttatgtggcccgcgaaggcaaaccgagtttgtcaacttccatgattcttgtgaaaatctgtaccagtatttcaaattgtcatatatcataaatgactaTGTTGAGATCTTACAAGTATTTTTTggtaccaaacatgaacaatagttgaaaaaccaatTACGCTTGAttactgattccaaaagtagtccatttattttgtgtgtaagTACGATGATGCGATCAAATGTTTTTATCCTTTCACAGTctcaacggccctctgagggaaactgtaactgcaatgtggcccgtgacaaaaattagtttgacacccctgccttagagGTTTAAAGAACCTTGACTTGCAGTTTCTTCCACTTCAGACTACCTCAAGTCAGAAATGGCAAATACTTGaatttttatgtacagtactatAAACATGATTGATTGCATCAAATTTTGATATTTGGATGGAGAACACAAACATCTGAATCTCCTGCTAAAAGGTTggaaaacattacctgtgttttCATACATGTACCATCCACTACATCAGGGGTACCTGGACAGTCTAATGATATTCAATACAAAGAACtgtatggaaaaaaagatgtgttAGGAACCCCTAATTTATCACATATTTGTACTTTTCGATCACACTTTTGGGTGAAAGGTGGGATACGCCTACGGGATTGGCCAGGGCAAAATATATtcacttttactttttgaaaagctGAGATAAGCTTCAGCAAATACTGTAAGATCACATCACTCATCTGCAATAGGAACATCTCACAGGATGTTTTTGCGCATTTTTTTAGCTCTCGTACAGCTACAATAATGAACATATTGTAACATATATAgctgaaaaatatatttgtaaacagaattttctttctttcagatTGTAAGATATTTTACCAGCTACTGTCATGTCAAGGAGTTTGTTATATTATAATATCCATAAGTCATTCTTGTGTTACATCACTTCTGGATTACTTTTGAGTTACTCTATTTCAACCgcaagaacaaaaatacattttcaatatatttaaCGAATAATATGATGCCCAAGCAAAACTCATCGAGCTGAAATACTACCCAAATTTTATTTGTATCGCCTGACAATACTGATGTCAAAAAGCTATAGTTACTCCAATTGCATTACATTTGTATATAGTAACCCAGACCCTGATATTTAATAAGTAAATACTATGATCACCTAGCCATAGAAATGTGTGCACTGCTATCTTGACTTATGGAAGACCCGAGTTGCAAATTTTTTGAATTCCAAGCAGCTGGTTGGTCGATTTGTAGATATATTTTACTTTGTGTTGTCTCCTTGCTGTCAAATGTAggaaaggagagccacagtcACTGACGTACTAAATATTAGTGGAGCACACAAATATGAAATGAGAATCGTCACAAGTAGCAGCTGTTGGCTTCCAACTCTTATTTAGACTCAGCTGCACAAATTccacagtatgtacagtaattacacTTCATAACAccagtttatttctttacatttgcATATATCATGTTGTTATACAATACAGGGATACTTCAAAAAGATTGTAATAGTGTTTGGGGACTGAAACAGATTCagattaattttatttcaattggaAAAATTTATATGCAGTAAATAGAAGTAAACTAAGTTACGAGCttgtcatggaacaaattactTGTATCCCTTTATGTCAAGGCAACACTGTAATGTACGTTTAATATGCTAAATGTATGTATACTAGTAATGTTCTTTCCACAGGAGTGAAGATGGATCCTTGTAAAATCTGGTGTCCGGTGCTTGAATGCCAGGCCGTGTGCGATGTGCCGCCGGGCACCGAGGGCCAGCCTTCAGCTGCGTCGTGCCCCGTTTGTCATGCAGTCTTCTGCTCTTGGTGCAGAGAACCTTGGCAGGGGAGGCACACCTGCCCAGAGCGCCAACCCATGATGTCACACACTCATGAAAGCAGGTCAGTCAGGCAAGCACAGAATCTGAACCCGCTCAGTATGGAATAAACAGTACAGCTGTGCAAGATGATGGAGGAGTATGCAAAGAAACACTTAGGTGTGTTACTGAACTGTTGGTCTCTTGTTTCTTGACTATTCCAAGAGTTAGTGTTTATCTTATCCACGTAAAGATGCTCAACGCCGACTGAATATGAGCTCGCTGAGCTGTGACTCGTTCAGACTGATTGATATCACTGAGGGGCACTGAGTAATATTGTGATTCCATTGTGTTTGACCCAAAGGGAGGAAGGTGGGCACAAAACCAGATTGCTCCTTGTACAGAAGGAGACTGTGTAATGTAGGGAAGCAGGCCTCTCACTAGTGTGATGAAACAGGAATTTGTTTAGGTGGTCCACAAGTATTTGGACAAATAGTTGAACAGGGACAGAGTTTTTATGATACTAATTACAACACTTCCAACCATCATTTTTGATACAGAGAGTAAGATAATGACCTGAAGTCTGGAACTCATGGACATTACCCACACCTCCTTAGAGAAGCTTTTCGAATACATTCAGGTGctggttgttttgtgtgtgaaaatgaTGCTTTTTCAGATTTAGATCAGGTTGATGTTGAGAAGGATCGGGGCAATGACTGAGCCTTCTACTCTCAAATTTGTACTAGTAGCACTGATCGTACGAGCACATGATTTGTCTGAGACCTTGTTTGAGGAGGTACAGCATGACCATGGTGTAGAATAGTTTCATATGAAGGAAAGACGGACAGTGACCTGACACATTGCCCCTAAAAAGGCTCTAAAAATTCACACATCCATGAGGCCTCCATGACTTGGTACTCTAAAACTCTTTCCCATCCACACAATAAAGTTTGATACAGTATCTGTGacatcatttcatatttttttcctaaccaTAAATTACAGGGACTGCCGCAACAGCGACTCAGAGTTGCAAATCAAACAATGTCCAATGTGTGGCATCTACATTGAACGGAACCAGGGCTGTGCTCAAATACTCTGCAAGAGCTGCAAACACACCTTCTGTTGGTACTGTCTGCAGAATCTGGATGTAAGTCTTAAAAAAACATCGTaaatgttgtaaataaataaataaacaactttTCTGATCTCAAGGCCGGACATTTCTTGTCTCAACATGCGTATTTTGTATTTGCAGGGTGATATTTTCCTCAGGCATTATGATAAAGGGCCTTGCAGAAACAAACTTGGCCACTCCAGGGCTTCGATTATGTGGAACCGAACACAGGTAAGAAGATTGGACAAATATAACTGTCATTGATTAAGAGTGTATGGGCAAAGAAAGGCTTGCCAGttagaaaaagaacaaatattcaaaacaataaattgaATAGCTTGCACATGACCAAATTCCCAGTGTCCAGTGCTTCATCACACCagtaatttcttattttttatttatttatttttttttttttggaagggagCGCACAAGCTGTCGAGACTTTTACATTCAGTGTTTGCTACAAACTCACAAACAGGACAACTTCTTCTCATTCGAAATGAGCATGTGTGGATAGACAAAACAATGCAAACGCTTTCTTGACacaaaattaattggaaattCCCATGTACCTAGTTGGCCCTTCATCAAACACTAATCTGAGATAATCCCACAAGTCTAAAATTCTTTCCCTCAACTGACATTACATATTCCACAAAACTATTTAATCATGGGGAACCTTTTGACTACGTTTTGGTGCGACTGTACAACTACCTAAAAATGTACTGCTTCGTATATACTATATGCTTCAAATATTTTACAGATTCCATGCATTCAGACCAAGCATGAAGTACAGTCGGGTTCCCAATAAATCTGGAGTTTCTGCAATTTAAGCCCCAGGGATAGTTTGGAAAGTTTCACAAGTACAAGCCTCTACTTCATCACTTGTGATTAGGTTACTTCCTTCCCTGACAGGTTTTACAACCCGCGAATCTATTTGGAGACATCTGTTGTTGAATGTCGTagcagggcggcaccgactgccaaaGACTGtatctgtatatttttattagATTGCAATAGATAACATTTTGGGAGAAcgtataaccccccccccccactgtctTCGATTTCTACAACACTATGGCGTGCCTGCAAACAGGAATTTGCCAATACATTAGTTGTCCTGGCTCCTGGGGGAGCAGCGCTTTCCTTTGTTTTCAGCACAAAACAAACTGCGCTTTTCCAACAAGGGATTTCAGTGGATTTTCTGATTAGTGTTTTAATGCTTCTTGCGAAAAGTCTCTGAATAGAATTAGAGTTAACGTTCTCAAAACAGTCAGGAAGTGAAAGACAGAATGCCACCTTTAATATGTTATAGAAGTAATGACAGAGACTCTTTAGTCATCAAGTCTCACATGAACACTGCTATAGTCTCTATGCCACTTTGtgtaatacaaatatcaatatcatAACAAGAAACATTGCTGTTGGACTAGTGACATCTTAAATACACACATCGGAAAAtagtcccccccaaaataaacttGCCAAGTAAAGAAAGTCCCAATCCCAAAATACACTATCTTGTCTCATTAGGGGACTTGGTGatggtaacaaaaacaaataatcagGTATGACACGTACTGTACATCTAttacattacaaatattttaaaatgtaattccaaaagagccatcaaatatttttaaaactaaatacaagtgtatttgtgcattttatgtaagaacaacactttaaaagtacaataattCTTTGAAGTAACATTATGTTGATGAcgaaagtacttcttaccattaatgcgacttctggtgctgcatggttttgtcgtctgtttcataGTCATCGGCACTTTATTCTGTATCTCACAGGGGGGGGAATATGTGTCACGGATATACAATTTGAGAGAAACAAGAAAGGATATTAtagtaatgacaaaaataatgatttaatagcaaaaaaatacaatataatgcattgcaaaaaataataaggtCAGGCctgatttttcatgatttcagagGCATTTGAAAAGCAAAGCAATATCGTTTATCATGATAGTTTTTGGGAAACTATATCATCTCCATATTATCTTGAAAGGCACAGATatacaatgtactgtattgtggTTTCAGTTTGTCAAAGCAGGCCACTGTTTTTGTATGCTACCCTCCCTTCAGGTGGTGGGAATCCTGGTGGGGATCAGCATTGTTGTGCTGGTCACCTCTCCGCTCCTCCTGCTGGCCTCGCCGTGCATTCTGTGCTGCCTCTGCAAGCCCTGcagagtgaagaagaagaaaagaaagaaggacCTCAGTCAGCCAGACTCCTCCACATAGCAGCTTTCCTGTTGGGCCACTAAACCAGGCTCCTGGGGGCAGCAAATGGGAGCCTTGACAGTGATGACATCAATAAGTACACATAATCAGCAAGTGAAAAAAATTCAGCCATTATGCCCAAAGAGAGGCAATAAACACAAAGTGGTGGATCTTGCACTCATGCACTTCAACCCTCTCTTAAGTACAGTATCAATGTCATGATGCCAAATGAGAGGTTCTCAAGTGCCTCACTCTTTCTCGTGCCTGGTGCTGGGTTGCATTTGTTTCACCTTTTTCTTATTCAACCTTTAGAATGTAAGCGTCACTATTAAGTCTAAATAATgtcaaaacaatgaaacaaacTATCCCATGTGCACCTTATTCTTTAGTGAAACATCATAGGGACTGTTCAGtgcacaaaaaatgtattccactgcaaatatgttttttttcccccccatgtgGCCTACGCTCATG
It encodes:
- the rnf144b gene encoding E3 ubiquitin-protein ligase RNF144B yields the protein MTSTSSIPTWGAQDTESDPSTSKNGDPLSSPNVFCKLCLCEHLPELTRALHSCECIFCTTCLQQYVQLTIKEGGGAPITCPDMACRKTGLLLDSEIADLASADQTKLYQRLKFERGVKMDPCKIWCPVLECQAVCDVPPGTEGQPSAASCPVCHAVFCSWCREPWQGRHTCPERQPMMSHTHESRDCRNSDSELQIKQCPMCGIYIERNQGCAQILCKSCKHTFCWYCLQNLDGDIFLRHYDKGPCRNKLGHSRASIMWNRTQVVGILVGISIVVLVTSPLLLLASPCILCCLCKPCRVKKKKRKKDLSQPDSST